From Daucus carota subsp. sativus chromosome 6, DH1 v3.0, whole genome shotgun sequence:
ataatgTCTTGGCCAAGAAAATACCAACTCAAGTCAACCTTGAGTGAAGTGTCACACCTTTGAGTTTAATGCCCCTCGAGTGAGGGTTAGAGGCCCTGAGCTAGCGTGGAAATGCAGAAACTCTGGTCATGTTACCCCCAAATGAGGGCCAAATTCCCTCGAGGAAGGATATCTGCAATTTCCCCCTGTCCTCTAGAATTTGTCCAAGTAACCTAACAATCTGCATCTACTATACGcctgtatataatttttaatccaCAAAACTATTCTGCAGTATGCATTTAGATTGATTCCTAGCATTCTGATTAGTCCTATACAATCTCTCGAAGGAGTACAGTTGCATATTGCACTGTGATTGTAGTTTGTTGATTTGTGCGGATATTACATACTTTATATCTGTGGAATTGTAGGGAAGTAGAAGATTTTGCTCGGAGATTAAACTCAGTGTGGCCGGAGAGAATGCAGGAGATCTATGCTTTGGGTCAAGAAAGAAGGCTTTTACAAATACATGGCAACAGTTCTGTTGCAAGATACACAGGCAAGCGAAATGGAAGCAGTATGAATGTGGctcatttattttatagaaaactCATACTGATTGTCTTTCTATAAGTAAAGTGTTTAACTTTAAGTAGTAGCTAACCTTTAGAATATTTAATGTTACAACTTGTCTTGTTTGAGTCTTTTGTGATATAATGATGTTAGATAATTACACAACAGGATTTAGTCGGTAGAACTACAGAAGTTGTAACACAACACAGTATACAAAAAAATGTTACTTTGATGTACCCAACAATTAGATTGTTAGGGTAGCAAACTACTATGATTGTGAGGGTTTTGTTTTGACCTGCCCAAAAAGTATACATAGATAGGAAAGGTTTTACTAGCCTTCCACTACTATGAATGCAGATGGTTGGTACTAAACCGTTTCTTACCTGATGTGCAGCCTGAGTCTTGTAATGAAGGTCCCATGGTGGAGTGCTCGTGCACTGCTTACCTTGGTATCACGTTTCTCCAATGAATAATGGCAATTTTACATGTGGCCTTCTTTTACGGTGGAGAAACTGGAAAAGGGAAAAGAGGGAgctcaataaagaagctaaaAGGTGACAAACACCTGGCAACTTGGCAGTTGGCGCTTTCTTATAATGTGTTGGCTCTTTTGCCCTcacaatttatttttgttacttgatgttttttaattatttgtcttgatttgaattttttttattgttatcAAACTGTAATACCAGAGTGTAGTACATAGGGTATAGTTAGTTTTTTCTTGTGGGTGCTTGGACACAAAGTTTTCTCACATTGCAATGTAAAAACGACCAGTATAGAGAACAAAGGGGTAAAGAACATGAACTGAGTTTAGTACATCTTTTTGACAGTGTATTACAAGTCTTCCATCAGTTTTCTCTTCTTGTTGTTGGGAAGTCTTCCATGGATACATAGCTTTGTCCGTGGAGCTAATCGTTGAGGATGTGTTTTGGTGCTGTAATCAGTTCTGGTTGCACGCAGTTTTAAATTAGTCATTGACGATATATATCAACTCTCTACCCGAGTCCCTGACTGCTGCTAGTATAACGAGTTATGGGGTGggtttaaagtttaaactatGAAGCAAAGTGACGAGTCATATCGTGTGTCCGAGATGAATGAAACTGGAGAACTTAGTAAATTCAATTCTGGTGGCCATGCAATACGAGTCATTCTTCccatttcatttttattagctACTCATTTCCCCCCAAATTTTACAGTTCTCACTTATTTCAGTATATAGCAAAAGTAAATTATAATTCTTGTAATTACTTCCTTGCTGCATATCATAAGTCTTTCTTGGAAGATTTTTTCCACCAGCagaatttcatatttattacaGTGATTAGTCAATTACCACCATAAAGTCATAAACTCATAGCACTGGTACCTATTAGAGTTTGGAATCGAGCAAAATCGACTGGCTTCAAAAAAGAATTCAACAGGTTTAGCAATTAAAAGACCAAAACAAGGGATTATTGCCATGATTGAACCATGAAACACTAAAATTACAATCCCATTGCATATCTTAGGAACAAACACAACTAGAACTCTAAAACCAGGTAGATACacggtttttaattttcaatctaATACTATCAAGCTGCCTTCTTTATCTCGGGCGAGGAAGCGTAGTAAGCCTTGAAGGCTTTCGGCATATAAAAAGGCAACAAAAACCCAAACAAATTAAAACTCCAAAACGCCAAATTCGCCACCGCCAAACCTCTCCCAACAACCAATCTCCTCTCGCTCCCACTAAACTCTCGGTGCCCTTTCGATATCTCAGTCCTCAACCAATCCATGATGGTGAAAATCCTCGCTGAATTATAAACCACCGGCACGAAAACCCGAATAGGAAGCGAAAACCGGTCCGAAAACGCCACCCCTTCCATAAACACCTGGCTCGCCAGAAGAAACACGTGTGGCACAGCGGCCTGGATACCCTCTTTGTCTCCCTCCACGACTCCTTCGAATATGTAAGCTATGGGGAGAAATAGGCCGATCAGGGCTCCGGTGAACACGTAGAGGCCTAAAATTCTGTTTTTTTCGCCGAAGACGGGAGGCTCTGCTGACGAAGAGAAGGTGGGGAAAGCGACCTTGGAGATGAAGTACATGTAGAAAAGAGTGAAGACTACGAAGGCGAAGTCTTGGATGCTGACCATGCCGCTGGCTGAGAGGACTATGATCACGGCCAGAGCGTTGAGTTGTTGGAGAGACGAGAAGCTGTTGGTTTTTTTTGGTTTGTTGAATACTTTGTGCTCTTGCTTCTCCTTCACCGTGGCCTCGTCTTCTTGTTCTTTTGAGGTGCTTATCTCACTCACTGGACCAACCCCTCCTGACATTTTTTGACAATCTttctttaacttttttttattttattttcttgatcgGAGAAGAGATGAGAGTAGAGCAGGAGAAAAGGGTGAAAACTGAAAAGTTCTTGTGGTTTGTGATGGATATGATTTGGGTGTTGTGTGAAGAATATTGAGGTGAGGTGATACGTGTCTAGTTGTGAGGACTTTTGGGACTCAGTGAGGTTACGTGGCTACAAATGAGAGAGATGGGTGGTAATTTTCTATTGGGGCAAAAATGAATGAACCACCGTCTTATTCGGAGCTGAAATATAAGTAGCGGAATTAAAATGTACGTAGCGCTTGATTGATGTTTAAAGAGTCTCGTTAACGTTCGAAATTTCAAACTCAAATCGAAATCTCAAATAGATGTTTGGATTAgcaatataatgatataaatgaGAAATCTAAATCttacttaaaaattaaattatttcttatatatttttaagataccCACTCTCATGTTGCATTCTCAATCCCGATTCTTATTCCAATCCAGTTTTGACGCTCACATATTTTCAAAAGTAACTGTATTTTGGATCGCTGGAATCTGGATTATGTAAACTAATCCACCATAATAGATTGGCCTTTGTAGATCCAGTCCAACAAGTTTTAGCTTACAGATTTTTATTTCGCATGAAAAACACAAAAGCAAAGCCATATTTATTTCCTGTAAGCTATTGGTTACTATAAGGGAAGAGTAAAAACATTTGACATCTGATATCGGAGATATATTGCTGCTACTGAACTGGGGTTTTGCTGCTGTACTGAAAGAGAATATCAATAGGTCTGAAACAAATAGAATACACTGCAAAAAAACCTATGCAACTGCACTAGAGACCCAGTTTATTGCAAGAGTTCATCTAGACAGTGAGACAATATCCCCATCTACCCAAAATTTCAacgatataaatataaaaaaaaactgtaaatatTTTCCTCCGACTGGAGTGCCACGAATAAAGCTGGAACCCCTGAAGCTAGGAATGATGTAATTGCGGCACACTTTAACTGCACAATTTGTATAACAGTCTAATTCTTCTCCTTTTATTACCTACGTAACATTTTTCTGTTTGGgaatgtattttatttggacATTCTTTTCAGACTTTGTTCTGGATTTGGCTTTCTGGCGCCTGTTGCTTGGAGAAATTCTGGCCGGCCTGTTACCTGCTACGCCACTAACGTCGCATTCCTTGATCATTGATGCTAGCTGACAGTCAGATTCTGGAGATAGGACCAAGGTCACATGCTCCCCTGAGACGGCCTCTTTCCATCCTGCATTTGATTTAAGAGAAATTAGACACTAAAACTAGCTTCTGACAGAAAGGGATAGTTATCAATAGAAAATAATTAGCTTTCACAATATATGACATAATATTAACATACTTTCAGCGAGAAACGCTCTTGCAGGGTGAGTGGAGAAGTGCGAGTCTTTTGTCTCCATGATTTCGCTGCTTTTACCATAACTGCTTTCCATTTCGCAAGAACAAAAACCACTATTACCTGGCATCATACTATCACCACCAATTCTCGAAATTGGATTGTTGTCAGATTCTTGATTGTCACTTTGAGCAGATTGACCTCGACCTATATTCTCATGCCTGCTCACAGGCATCCAACACTTCACAGTAGACCGAGTTGTGCTACTCGGAACATCTTCTTTCATCAGCTTGTCTTGAGCAACAACTTTCTTAACATGCTTGATATCGCAGGaatcttgagcttcagactgacTACTAGCCTGTTCTGCCTCAGAATTTCTCACCGTCACGGATATAGATCCAATCATAACTGCACAGCCAGTTTGCTCAATTTGATTCACATCCACTACCCCTCTGCTTGCTGCACATTTCCCCCCATTATCTGCTTTGGCTTTTTTAGTCCACACTTTATTGCGATTGACTGGGGCAGCCCTTGCATCCCTGTGGAAAATGTGCTTTGGTGTAGGTTCAGTTTTCACCACATTTGAACTTGGGCCGTGATAACAGCCATTGCATCCAATTCTTTGTGTTTTTGGCACCTGCCATCTGGTTGACCCTAAATGCTGACGGCCATTTCCTCGACTCTTCCTGTGTTCATCATTTTGGGCAAGACATAAATCAACAGGTTCACTGCTGAGTACACCTTGGGCTTCAGTTTCTGCAGGTTCATTATTAGATACAGACACAAGGACTGTTGGAACATCATCAGAGGTTCCTTCACCTGAAAGATGTGAATCTACAAGGGTTGTAGGACTAGAAGGTTCTGCAGATGTCAAGCTCTCTGATACATTATCAACCATATTCTTCAGAGGTTCTTCCTCACGGAATTGTTCCTTTGCTTTCTGTTCCTTCTGTCGAAGCTTCTTCTGTCTCTTCCTTTCCAACAAGTCAGCTTGCCtacaaagtaaaaaataaagtataataaaTAGTAATCCAACATTACGGCCTAGTATATAAGACTGATCCATTCTAAAAAACTATTAAAACTTTTAGCCATCATAAGAACTTGTTGGCAATGGTACAGTCGCTATCCATATAGGACACCCATTTCCTTAATTTCTTTTTCATGCAATGGTGCCACTTCACATTGGAACTACCTAGGGTAAAGAACAAGTAGGAACATATCTGGCATATCGATTATGGAATTTTGCAGCCTGTAATAAATAAATGGGCTTGTATGCTAAATTGGTTTCCACCAGCAATATTGGTTGAACAACTTCATGACAAGTACAAACAGTTCCCTTAGTAAAAGGGAATGAACTGCAAATAATCTTTATTACATATACAGGAATAAGGATTTATATACTTGGTGGAATGAGAATCCTGTGGTTTCAAATTATCCTCAATCCATGAGAGTTAAATCTCAGGGTGATGAACAGAGTAGCAGAACTAATCGCTTGTCAGAAATAGGCACTACACGATACACATAGTTCAATTTACCTTCTCATGGAAGCTTCTTCTTCCTCCACAAGCAATTTCTGGCATCTTAAAGCTTCAGCATCTTTGTCAGCAAGCCATGCTTTAACCTGAGCAcatttaaaaactaatttagTTATTAAATGTATTCTCTTAAAAAAATGGTGGGTAGCAACAGGAAGGTGCACCAGGATTGAAGACAATTTCATATGAGTAGAAATTTGAGACTCCATGCTCTATTTACGTTTATTACATTTAGAAATCAAGTAATACCATGTTTCTTGTTCAGCTTCAAACTTTTCCTTTTTCTTATttctctctctgtgtgtgtgtggaccgggggggggggggggggggggggtaataTCTATTGAGAAAGTAACCAAGAAATATATATAGGAATTTCAACATACCAGTTTTTGTTCAATAAGGAAGCTGGTGCAAGCAACCAAGTTTTTCATCtcaggggggggggggggggggggggggggggtaataTCTATTGAGAAAGTAACCAAGAAATATATATAGGA
This genomic window contains:
- the LOC108226314 gene encoding uncharacterized protein LOC108226314 — translated: MSGGVGPVSEISTSKEQEDEATVKEKQEHKVFNKPKKTNSFSSLQQLNALAVIIVLSASGMVSIQDFAFVVFTLFYMYFISKVAFPTFSSSAEPPVFGEKNRILGLYVFTGALIGLFLPIAYIFEGVVEGDKEGIQAAVPHVFLLASQVFMEGVAFSDRFSLPIRVFVPVVYNSARIFTIMDWLRTEISKGHREFSGSERRLVVGRGLAVANLAFWSFNLFGFLLPFYMPKAFKAYYASSPEIKKAA
- the LOC108224381 gene encoding uncharacterized protein LOC108224381, with protein sequence MPIPRLSTSITSDVTKSVEGNDSLDTFIRQAVGKEPYLSFSRTNDSPVQWIQLLHALDQQDLPGWPLLTPLKVQMQKCDKCSREFCSPINHRRHIRMHRRSLNVNKESHKSRDLLAAFWDKLSFDEAKEIVSFDDVVLEEVSGSSIIKALASFIYKPGFFALSQVYQKAGSSLLDVIQARPSRLPISSQELFSILDDASERTFLCAGTAESMQKYVFDREAGKVALEMKNLVACTSFLIEQKLVKAWLADKDAEALRCQKLLVEEEEASMRRQADLLERKRQKKLRQKEQKAKEQFREEEPLKNMVDNVSESLTSAEPSSPTTLVDSHLSGEGTSDDVPTVLVSVSNNEPAETEAQGVLSSEPVDLCLAQNDEHRKSRGNGRQHLGSTRWQVPKTQRIGCNGCYHGPSSNVVKTEPTPKHIFHRDARAAPVNRNKVWTKKAKADNGGKCAASRGVVDVNQIEQTGCAVMIGSISVTVRNSEAEQASSQSEAQDSCDIKHVKKVVAQDKLMKEDVPSSTTRSTVKCWMPVSRHENIGRGQSAQSDNQESDNNPISRIGGDSMMPGNSGFCSCEMESSYGKSSEIMETKDSHFSTHPARAFLAERWKEAVSGEHVTLVLSPESDCQLASMIKECDVSGVAGNRPARISPSNRRQKAKSRTKSEKNVQIKYIPKQKNVT